One region of Mus musculus strain C57BL/6J chromosome 3, GRCm38.p6 C57BL/6J genomic DNA includes:
- the Myoz2 gene encoding myozenin-2 isoform X2, with translation MDMHNIAMQNGRVDGSNLEGGSQQGPSTPPNTPDPRSPPNPENIAPGYSGPLKEIPPERFNTTAVPKYYRSPWEQAIGSDPELLEALYPKLFKPEGKAELRDYRSFNRVATPFGGFEKASKMVKFKVPDFELLLLTDPRFLAFANPLSGRRCFNRAPKGWVSENIPVVITTEPTEDATVPESDDL, from the exons ATGGACATG CACAATATCGCCATGCAGAATGGGAGAGTTGATGGAAGCAACCTGGAAGGTGGCTCACAGCAAGGCCCCTCAACTCCGCCCAACACCCCCGATCCACGAAGCCCCCCAAATCCAGAGAACATCGCACCAG GATATTCTGGACCACTGAAGGAAATTCCTCCTGAAAGGTTTAACACGACGGCCGTTCCTAAGTACTACCGGTCTCCATGGGAGCAGGCGATTGGCAGCGATCCGGAGCTCCTGGAGGCTTTGTACCCAAAACTTTTCAAGCCTGAAGGAAAAGCAGAACTGCGGGATTACAGGAGCTTTAACAG GGTTGCCACTCCATTTGGAGGTTTTGAAAAAGCATCAAAAATGGTCAAATTCAAAGTTCCAGATTTTGAACTACTGCTGCTGACAGATCCCAGGTTCTTGGCCTTTGCCAATCCTCTTTCGGGCAGACGATGCTTTAACAGGGCGCCAAAGGGGTGGGTATCTGAGAATATCCCCGTCGTGATCACAACTGAGCCTACAGAAGACGCCACTGTACCGGAATCAGATGACCTGTGA
- the Myoz2 gene encoding myozenin-2 isoform 1 (isoform 1 is encoded by transcript variant 1), with protein sequence MLSHSAMVKQRKQQASAITKEIHGHDVDGMDLGKKVSIPRDIMIEELSHFSNRGARLFKMRQRRSDKYTFENFQYESRAQINHNIAMQNGRVDGSNLEGGSQQGPSTPPNTPDPRSPPNPENIAPGYSGPLKEIPPERFNTTAVPKYYRSPWEQAIGSDPELLEALYPKLFKPEGKAELRDYRSFNRVATPFGGFEKASKMVKFKVPDFELLLLTDPRFLAFANPLSGRRCFNRAPKGWVSENIPVVITTEPTEDATVPESDDL encoded by the exons ATGCTATCACATAGTGCCATGGTGAAGCAAAGGAAACAGCAAGCATCAGCCATCACGAAGGAAATCCATGGACATG ATGTTGACGGCATGGACCTGGGCAAAAAAGTTAGCATCCCCAGAGACATCATGATAGAAGAATTGTCCCATTTCAGTAATCGTGGGGCCAGGCTGTTTAAGATGCGTCAAAGAAGATCTGACAAATACACCTTTGAAAATTTCCAGTATGAATCTAGAGCACAAATTAAT CACAATATCGCCATGCAGAATGGGAGAGTTGATGGAAGCAACCTGGAAGGTGGCTCACAGCAAGGCCCCTCAACTCCGCCCAACACCCCCGATCCACGAAGCCCCCCAAATCCAGAGAACATCGCACCAG GATATTCTGGACCACTGAAGGAAATTCCTCCTGAAAGGTTTAACACGACGGCCGTTCCTAAGTACTACCGGTCTCCATGGGAGCAGGCGATTGGCAGCGATCCGGAGCTCCTGGAGGCTTTGTACCCAAAACTTTTCAAGCCTGAAGGAAAAGCAGAACTGCGGGATTACAGGAGCTTTAACAG GGTTGCCACTCCATTTGGAGGTTTTGAAAAAGCATCAAAAATGGTCAAATTCAAAGTTCCAGATTTTGAACTACTGCTGCTGACAGATCCCAGGTTCTTGGCCTTTGCCAATCCTCTTTCGGGCAGACGATGCTTTAACAGGGCGCCAAAGGGGTGGGTATCTGAGAATATCCCCGTCGTGATCACAACTGAGCCTACAGAAGACGCCACTGTACCGGAATCAGATGACCTGTGA
- the Myoz2 gene encoding myozenin-2 isoform X1: MDLGKKVSIPRDIMIEELSHFSNRGARLFKMRQRRSDKYTFENFQYESRAQINHNIAMQNGRVDGSNLEGGSQQGPSTPPNTPDPRSPPNPENIAPGYSGPLKEIPPERFNTTAVPKYYRSPWEQAIGSDPELLEALYPKLFKPEGKAELRDYRSFNRVATPFGGFEKASKMVKFKVPDFELLLLTDPRFLAFANPLSGRRCFNRAPKGWVSENIPVVITTEPTEDATVPESDDL, encoded by the exons ATGGACCTGGGCAAAAAAGTTAGCATCCCCAGAGACATCATGATAGAAGAATTGTCCCATTTCAGTAATCGTGGGGCCAGGCTGTTTAAGATGCGTCAAAGAAGATCTGACAAATACACCTTTGAAAATTTCCAGTATGAATCTAGAGCACAAATTAAT CACAATATCGCCATGCAGAATGGGAGAGTTGATGGAAGCAACCTGGAAGGTGGCTCACAGCAAGGCCCCTCAACTCCGCCCAACACCCCCGATCCACGAAGCCCCCCAAATCCAGAGAACATCGCACCAG GATATTCTGGACCACTGAAGGAAATTCCTCCTGAAAGGTTTAACACGACGGCCGTTCCTAAGTACTACCGGTCTCCATGGGAGCAGGCGATTGGCAGCGATCCGGAGCTCCTGGAGGCTTTGTACCCAAAACTTTTCAAGCCTGAAGGAAAAGCAGAACTGCGGGATTACAGGAGCTTTAACAG GGTTGCCACTCCATTTGGAGGTTTTGAAAAAGCATCAAAAATGGTCAAATTCAAAGTTCCAGATTTTGAACTACTGCTGCTGACAGATCCCAGGTTCTTGGCCTTTGCCAATCCTCTTTCGGGCAGACGATGCTTTAACAGGGCGCCAAAGGGGTGGGTATCTGAGAATATCCCCGTCGTGATCACAACTGAGCCTACAGAAGACGCCACTGTACCGGAATCAGATGACCTGTGA